The Solirubrobacterales bacterium genome has a window encoding:
- a CDS encoding PfkB family carbohydrate kinase — MRLPKRMRVAVVGHVEWIEFARVERVPKAGEIVHASETWEAAAGGGAVAAVQLARLADECTFFTALGDDALGHAAKQQLEAFGVDVEVAWRPEEQRRGFVYLDADGERTITVMGARCGPRAGDPLPWSELEGADAVYLTAGDPDAVSAAREARRLVATVRAIESLASAHVEIDALVASARDEGERYRPGDLDPPPGLVARTDGAAGGTLTAADGSSTPWEPAPLPGPAVDAYGAGDCFAAGFTFALADGRTSRDAVAFGACCGAACMTGRGPYEGQLRTPE, encoded by the coding sequence GTGAGACTACCCAAGCGAATGCGGGTCGCCGTCGTCGGGCACGTGGAATGGATCGAGTTCGCTCGCGTCGAGCGGGTGCCCAAGGCCGGAGAGATCGTGCATGCGAGCGAGACCTGGGAGGCCGCAGCGGGGGGAGGTGCGGTGGCTGCGGTCCAGCTGGCCCGGCTTGCCGACGAATGCACGTTCTTCACCGCTCTGGGCGACGATGCTTTAGGGCATGCCGCAAAGCAACAGCTCGAAGCGTTCGGAGTAGACGTCGAGGTGGCGTGGCGTCCGGAGGAGCAGAGGCGGGGATTCGTCTACCTGGACGCCGACGGCGAGCGCACGATCACGGTGATGGGCGCCCGCTGCGGGCCCCGCGCCGGCGACCCACTGCCCTGGTCCGAACTGGAGGGCGCGGATGCCGTCTACCTCACGGCCGGGGATCCTGATGCCGTGAGCGCAGCGCGCGAGGCACGGAGACTGGTCGCTACGGTGCGCGCGATCGAGTCGCTTGCTTCCGCTCACGTCGAGATCGACGCCCTGGTGGCCAGCGCCAGGGACGAAGGCGAGCGATACCGACCCGGGGATCTCGACCCGCCTCCGGGCTTGGTCGCTCGGACAGATGGAGCGGCCGGCGGAACGCTGACCGCGGCTGACGGATCGAGCACCCCCTGGGAGCCTGCCCCATTGCCGGGTCCCGCGGTTGACGCCTACGGCGCCGGCGACTGCTTCGCCGCCGGCTTCACCTTTGCGCTGGCCGACGGCCGGACGTCGAGGGACGCGGTCGCCTTCGGGGCGTGCTGCGGCGCCGCCTGCATGACCGGACGCGGGCCCTACGAGGGCCAGCTCAGGACACCAGAGTGA
- a CDS encoding aldose 1-epimerase, with product MIGERTIDGFVALTLASEDLEAAFVPSVGMVGCSLRHRGVELLGQREGLTAYASAGGTMGIPLLHPWANRLDRTRFRVADHEVVLDRDFPRLSLDPNGLPIHGLLAAARGWQVERHEATGDRAVLEASFDFGAEDELTAAFPFAHRILFEATLSANTLTIATMVSASGDSAVPISFGYHPYLHLPEVGRDQWEVEIPVREHLEVDRLMLPTGRRDALEIASGALGSRTLDDGFVAPPAAAPFVLAGGGRRIELSVGKGYPFVQVYAPEDDDVIAYEPMTAPTNALVVGGPDLPLVAPGNEYRATFSIAVASDATK from the coding sequence GTGATCGGGGAGCGCACCATCGACGGCTTCGTCGCGCTGACGCTTGCGTCCGAGGATCTCGAGGCAGCGTTCGTTCCGAGCGTCGGGATGGTCGGCTGTTCGCTCCGCCACCGCGGGGTGGAGCTCTTGGGGCAGCGGGAAGGCCTCACGGCCTATGCATCGGCGGGTGGGACGATGGGAATCCCTCTGCTGCACCCCTGGGCGAACCGGCTCGACCGCACGCGATTCCGGGTGGCCGACCACGAGGTCGTCCTCGATCGTGATTTCCCGCGACTTTCGTTGGACCCGAACGGGCTGCCCATTCACGGGCTGCTGGCCGCGGCACGCGGCTGGCAGGTGGAACGGCACGAGGCCACGGGTGACCGCGCGGTCCTGGAAGCCAGCTTCGATTTCGGTGCCGAGGACGAGCTGACGGCGGCCTTCCCGTTCGCCCACCGCATTCTGTTCGAGGCCACGCTGAGTGCAAATACCTTGACCATCGCGACCATGGTGTCGGCATCGGGAGACTCGGCCGTACCGATCTCATTCGGATACCACCCCTATCTGCACCTGCCTGAGGTTGGTCGCGATCAGTGGGAAGTGGAGATCCCCGTGCGTGAACACCTTGAGGTCGACCGCCTCATGCTCCCGACGGGCCGACGCGACGCGCTCGAGATCGCGAGCGGCGCGCTGGGCTCAAGGACTTTGGACGACGGCTTCGTGGCCCCGCCGGCTGCGGCGCCCTTCGTCCTCGCAGGAGGGGGCAGGAGGATCGAGCTCTCTGTCGGGAAGGGCTATCCCTTCGTCCAGGTGTATGCGCCCGAGGACGACGATGTGATCGCCTACGAGCCGATGACGGCGCCGACCAACGCCTTGGTCGTCGGGGGCCCTGATCTCCCGTTGGTGGCGCCGGGCAACGAGTACCGCGCGACATTCTCCATCGCGGTAGCAAGCGACGCGACTAAGTAG
- a CDS encoding NAD(P)-binding domain-containing protein, giving the protein MKVGIVGSGSVARDLGRGFVKRGDHVKLGSRSPESLADWVEEVGDGASAGTMQEAAAHGEVLVIAVKGTETDSAIEAAGRDNFAGKVLIDPTNPIVFDADGRPDHLAYGPTDSGGERLQRSLPDTMVVKSFGIVNSGQMVDPDVKGGPATMFVAGNDGAAKETVTSILRDFGWQDVADLGGIEASRELESLCMLWCRYALPNQAWQTAFKLLR; this is encoded by the coding sequence GTGAAGGTGGGGATCGTGGGATCGGGCTCAGTCGCGCGGGATCTGGGGCGCGGCTTCGTCAAGCGAGGGGATCACGTGAAGCTCGGCTCGCGTTCGCCCGAGAGCCTCGCGGACTGGGTCGAGGAGGTCGGCGATGGCGCCTCGGCCGGGACGATGCAGGAGGCGGCCGCCCATGGCGAGGTGCTGGTGATCGCGGTGAAGGGAACAGAGACGGACTCCGCGATCGAGGCGGCCGGCAGGGACAACTTCGCCGGCAAGGTCCTGATCGATCCGACGAACCCGATCGTCTTCGACGCCGACGGCCGCCCTGACCATCTGGCCTATGGACCGACCGACTCCGGCGGCGAGCGCCTGCAGCGTTCCCTGCCGGACACCATGGTGGTCAAGAGCTTTGGGATCGTCAACAGCGGACAGATGGTGGACCCGGACGTCAAAGGAGGGCCCGCCACGATGTTCGTGGCCGGAAACGACGGCGCTGCGAAGGAGACGGTGACCAGCATCCTCCGCGACTTCGGCTGGCAGGACGTCGCCGACCTCGGCGGAATCGAGGCGAGCCGCGAGCTCGAGTCCCTGTGCATGCTCTGGTGCCGGTATGCCCTGCCCAACCAGGCTTGGCAGACCGCCTTCAAGCTGCTGCGATAG
- a CDS encoding VOC family protein, whose product MSTTTQLVTGTDFITVSTKDLDAAVEFYGGVLGLPESKRWGQMPAVEFETGNLTIAVMQSEAFGIEPRANNHPIELRVDDVDAARTELESRGVVFEGDTLDSGVCHQAFFEDPDGDALAIHHRYAPQQ is encoded by the coding sequence ATGAGCACCACGACTCAGCTTGTCACCGGGACGGATTTCATCACCGTGTCGACCAAGGACCTCGATGCCGCGGTCGAGTTCTACGGCGGCGTGTTGGGGTTGCCCGAGTCCAAGCGCTGGGGGCAGATGCCGGCGGTCGAATTCGAGACCGGGAACCTGACAATTGCGGTAATGCAGTCCGAGGCCTTCGGCATCGAGCCGCGAGCCAACAACCATCCGATCGAGCTGCGGGTAGACGACGTCGACGCTGCACGAACCGAGCTCGAATCGCGCGGCGTCGTCTTCGAGGGTGACACGCTCGACTCAGGGGTCTGCCACCAGGCATTCTTCGAGGACCCGGACGGCGACGCGCTGGCCATCCACCACCGCTACGCGCCGCAACAGTGA
- a CDS encoding ester cyclase, producing MPAVETETRSPVEIARHIFEDVLNQRDADALRHYWANDLVEELPTGTYRGPDEMASYFAETFAALPDFRVEPEQIIGEEDTVFVKWRLRGTFNGRPWQGIEPTGDRIELLGIDCFTFREGRITRNEVVFDQTSFARQIGLLPAQDSIGERTMRGAFNARTKLKRRLGQAKG from the coding sequence ATGCCCGCTGTTGAGACCGAGACGCGCTCACCCGTTGAGATCGCCCGCCACATCTTCGAGGACGTCCTGAACCAGCGCGACGCCGATGCTCTTCGTCACTACTGGGCCAATGATCTCGTCGAGGAGCTTCCGACCGGGACCTACCGCGGGCCGGATGAGATGGCGAGCTATTTCGCCGAGACCTTCGCCGCCCTGCCGGACTTCCGGGTCGAGCCCGAGCAGATCATCGGAGAGGAAGACACGGTCTTCGTCAAGTGGCGTCTGAGAGGAACGTTCAACGGGCGTCCGTGGCAGGGAATAGAGCCAACCGGCGACCGGATCGAGTTGCTCGGCATCGACTGCTTTACGTTTCGCGAGGGGAGGATCACTCGCAACGAGGTGGTCTTCGACCAGACGTCATTCGCTCGCCAGATCGGCCTCTTGCCGGCACAGGACTCGATCGGCGAGCGTACGATGAGGGGCGCGTTCAACGCCCGCACGAAGCTCAAGCGGCGGCTCGGGCAGGCCAAGGGCTGA
- a CDS encoding ZIP family metal transporter yields MGAAVGWGSLAASSLVLGALLAIARSWPRRLVGLVLAFGAGALISAVSFELAQEGVRVGDRGSTAAGLAIGALVYYFLDGRLERASGSAGTPLALGAFLDGIPEQLVLGIGLAVGEGVSVALLVAIFVSNLPEAIGSASEMRTGGRDDRTILRLWLVVATVCALATVVGYALADAVSDRLQGAIDGFAAGALLVMLVDSMIPDARRDAGRRAGLATVLGFALAAGLSFTS; encoded by the coding sequence ATGGGAGCCGCAGTCGGTTGGGGTTCGCTCGCGGCCTCTTCACTCGTCCTCGGGGCGCTCCTCGCCATCGCGCGGTCGTGGCCCCGGCGGCTCGTGGGCCTGGTCCTGGCCTTCGGTGCGGGAGCGCTGATCAGCGCGGTCAGCTTCGAGCTTGCGCAGGAAGGCGTTCGGGTGGGGGATCGTGGATCGACCGCGGCAGGCCTGGCGATTGGAGCCCTCGTCTACTACTTCCTGGACGGGCGCTTGGAACGGGCATCGGGATCCGCGGGGACGCCGCTTGCCCTCGGTGCATTCCTCGACGGCATCCCTGAGCAGTTAGTGCTTGGAATCGGCCTGGCCGTGGGCGAGGGGGTGAGTGTCGCGTTGCTGGTCGCCATCTTCGTCTCCAACCTTCCGGAGGCGATCGGCTCCGCGAGCGAAATGCGGACAGGCGGACGCGACGACCGGACCATCCTGCGGCTCTGGCTCGTGGTGGCGACCGTGTGCGCGCTCGCCACCGTCGTGGGGTACGCGCTTGCCGACGCCGTGTCGGACAGGCTGCAGGGGGCCATCGACGGCTTCGCCGCCGGCGCGCTGCTCGTGATGCTGGTCGATTCGATGATCCCCGACGCCCGGCGGGATGCGGGCCGCCGGGCCGGCCTCGCCACGGTGCTCGGCTTCGCACTGGCAGCGGGGCTTTCGTTTACCAGCTGA
- a CDS encoding aldehyde reductase yields MVATPGSTALVTGGSGFLGGWCVIELLRRGYTVRTTVRSLSRESQVRAAVATEVDPGDRLTVLAADLMSDEGWAEAVESCEYVLHVASPFPPKQPKDPDELIVPAREGTVRVLGASLDAGVKRVVVTSSVAAIRLSDGAATRPLDEGDWTDPDSPGLTPYVRSKTIAERAAWDLVRERGEEDRLAVVNPGAIIGPVLNDDLSYSLQAVQRLLSGSPGAPRLGFSLVDVRDVADLEIKAMTAPQAGGERFIAATQFLWMIEIGAILRERLGAAASKVPTRNVPNLIVRGMALFDPGIRSVVGGLGRRTELSSAKARDSLGWAPRPMEDTVAETGESLIQHGVAAAR; encoded by the coding sequence ATGGTTGCGACTCCCGGTTCGACGGCCCTGGTCACCGGTGGCTCCGGCTTCCTCGGCGGTTGGTGCGTGATCGAGCTCCTGCGCCGCGGCTACACGGTGAGAACGACGGTCCGCAGCCTCTCGCGGGAGTCGCAGGTGCGAGCCGCGGTGGCTACAGAGGTGGATCCCGGAGACCGCCTGACGGTCCTCGCCGCGGACCTGATGAGCGACGAGGGGTGGGCCGAGGCGGTGGAGAGCTGCGAATACGTCCTACACGTCGCCTCGCCGTTCCCGCCCAAGCAGCCCAAGGACCCCGACGAACTGATCGTGCCCGCGCGCGAGGGAACCGTCCGGGTCCTGGGCGCCAGCCTGGACGCCGGGGTCAAGCGGGTGGTGGTCACGTCCTCGGTCGCGGCGATCAGGCTCAGCGACGGTGCGGCCACCCGGCCGCTGGATGAAGGCGACTGGACGGATCCCGACAGCCCGGGACTGACCCCCTACGTTCGCTCGAAGACGATCGCGGAGCGCGCGGCCTGGGACCTGGTGCGCGAACGGGGCGAGGAAGATCGATTGGCGGTGGTCAACCCCGGCGCCATCATCGGGCCGGTGCTGAACGACGACCTGTCGTACTCCTTGCAGGCGGTGCAGCGGCTGCTGTCGGGTTCGCCCGGGGCGCCCAGGCTGGGTTTCAGCCTGGTCGACGTCCGAGACGTTGCCGACCTCGAGATCAAGGCGATGACAGCGCCCCAGGCCGGCGGCGAGCGCTTCATTGCCGCCACCCAGTTCCTCTGGATGATTGAAATCGGAGCGATCCTCCGCGAGCGCCTCGGGGCGGCCGCCTCGAAGGTGCCCACCCGCAACGTCCCGAACCTGATCGTGCGGGGCATGGCCCTGTTCGATCCCGGCATTCGCTCCGTCGTCGGGGGGCTCGGCAGGCGAACCGAGCTCTCATCCGCGAAGGCGAGGGATTCCCTCGGATGGGCGCCCCGCCCGATGGAGGACACGGTCGCCGAGACCGGCGAGAGCTTGATCCAACACGGGGTGGCCGCCGCTCGTTAG
- a CDS encoding AI-2E family transporter, which translates to MRRPIRARLRRPWSGREQKSPAGDEFVEIDPRELAGVFSAPQWLRDLGLASWLLVGVAAFLAGAVWLLALTQTIVIPVIVAAIIASVVSPAIDWLERRGAPRAVSVVTVFLALIALGVGVGILTVGGITNESGGISSHLQGAAERIAGWLKDIGVDPSTADSAKADASASVSSGFKALLEGLASGIDRLAGLAVFLSFTVLSLFFMLKDAPVIGAFVQRHMGVPEDVARTITGRTTRSLQGYFLGMTIVSLFSATIVGLGALVLGVDLPGTIAAVTFLGGFIPYLGAWAAGAFAVLIALGSSGPETAGALAVIVLLANGALQQMVQPVAYGATLGIHPLAVLIVTIAGGSMFGTIGLILAAPLTAAAVHISADLARARAELEAEQEAGPEPAGPNEPGASPSSA; encoded by the coding sequence ATGAGACGGCCGATCCGCGCGCGACTGCGCCGGCCTTGGTCAGGCCGCGAGCAGAAGTCTCCTGCAGGCGACGAGTTCGTCGAGATCGACCCCCGCGAGTTGGCCGGCGTCTTCTCGGCGCCCCAATGGCTGCGCGACCTGGGCCTAGCGTCGTGGCTGCTCGTCGGAGTCGCGGCCTTCCTGGCGGGTGCGGTGTGGCTCCTGGCGCTGACGCAGACGATCGTCATTCCGGTGATCGTGGCGGCGATCATCGCCTCCGTGGTTTCTCCCGCGATCGACTGGCTCGAGCGACGTGGAGCGCCGCGGGCCGTCAGTGTCGTGACGGTATTCCTCGCGCTCATCGCGCTCGGAGTCGGCGTCGGCATCCTCACGGTGGGTGGCATCACGAACGAGAGCGGCGGCATCTCCTCGCACCTCCAGGGAGCCGCGGAGAGGATCGCCGGCTGGCTCAAGGACATCGGCGTCGACCCGTCGACGGCTGACAGCGCCAAAGCGGACGCCAGCGCGTCGGTGAGCTCGGGGTTCAAGGCGCTGCTCGAGGGACTGGCGTCGGGGATTGACAGGCTCGCTGGGCTGGCGGTGTTCCTCTCCTTCACGGTGCTCAGCCTCTTCTTCATGCTCAAGGACGCGCCGGTCATCGGTGCTTTCGTCCAGCGGCACATGGGGGTCCCGGAGGACGTCGCCCGGACGATCACGGGACGGACGACGCGCTCGCTGCAGGGGTACTTCCTCGGGATGACGATCGTCTCCCTGTTCAGCGCCACCATCGTCGGCCTCGGGGCGCTGGTGCTCGGAGTCGACCTCCCGGGCACGATCGCCGCGGTCACCTTCCTCGGTGGGTTCATTCCCTATCTGGGCGCCTGGGCGGCGGGGGCGTTCGCCGTGTTGATCGCGCTCGGCAGCTCCGGGCCGGAAACGGCCGGGGCGCTCGCGGTGATCGTGCTGCTCGCCAACGGCGCCCTTCAACAAATGGTGCAGCCGGTCGCTTACGGCGCCACGCTTGGGATTCATCCGCTCGCGGTGCTGATCGTGACGATCGCCGGCGGAAGCATGTTCGGCACCATTGGTCTGATCCTCGCCGCTCCATTGACTGCCGCTGCGGTTCATATCTCGGCCGACCTCGCACGGGCACGGGCCGAGCTCGAAGCGGAGCAGGAGGCGGGCCCAGAGCCGGCGGGGCCCAACGAGCCCGGAGCCTCGCCGTCCTCGGCCTGA
- a CDS encoding DUF308 domain-containing protein has protein sequence METPGRAVGQPGGAGAYSPAAAPVALRGIARLWWLWIVFGIAWIAIAVVILQFDQASITTVGVLIGIMFAGSAAQQFVIASLAERGSWLYWLFGFLFVIAAVLSFISPENTFAAIADVLGFLFLIVGVFWIIQAFVSRELNELWWLGLVSGILMVILAFWTGGQFFIDKAYVLLVFAGIWAMLHGVTDIVRAFQVRKLGELV, from the coding sequence ATGGAAACGCCTGGACGCGCAGTCGGCCAACCTGGTGGAGCCGGCGCCTACAGTCCGGCGGCGGCCCCGGTGGCGCTCCGAGGGATCGCGCGCCTCTGGTGGCTGTGGATCGTCTTCGGAATCGCCTGGATCGCGATCGCGGTGGTGATCCTGCAGTTCGACCAGGCCTCGATCACCACGGTGGGTGTGCTGATCGGGATCATGTTCGCGGGGTCGGCCGCACAGCAGTTCGTGATCGCCTCATTGGCCGAGCGCGGAAGCTGGCTCTACTGGTTGTTCGGCTTCCTATTCGTTATCGCAGCGGTGCTCTCGTTCATTAGCCCGGAGAACACGTTCGCGGCGATCGCCGACGTGCTCGGCTTCCTGTTTCTGATCGTCGGGGTGTTCTGGATCATCCAGGCGTTCGTCTCGCGTGAGCTCAACGAGCTGTGGTGGCTGGGCCTCGTATCGGGCATCCTGATGGTGATCCTCGCCTTCTGGACCGGCGGCCAGTTCTTCATCGACAAGGCCTATGTGCTGCTCGTCTTCGCGGGAATCTGGGCCATGCTCCACGGGGTCACCGACATCGTCAGGGCGTTTCAGGTTCGGAAGCTCGGCGAGCTGGTCTGA